GAAGGGAGAAATGGCTGTTAAATAAAATAGCGCGCGGAAGGAACTTGTTTCGGTAACCCAATACCAAGTAGTACACTTCAGGCGGGCCACCTACCCTCTGGGACCTGAAAACAAGTCCGAGATAACGTTTATGTCATTGCGCTCTACCCCAGCACGCTATCCACCCAGGCCTTACCCCAGTTTTCCACTTCATCGGCTGTCCAGAGTGATGGGTAAAAAATGCGTTTCTGAAAGCGCGGAGGCAGGTATTTTTGCCAGTTGGTACCGCCGGTGGCTTTTATTTCTTCGGGTTCGCGGTTAAGGTAACGCACGGCCGATTTGTAGTGTGATAGCGGCCAGTTTACGTTTACATTTACATCCAGCTGGCGCAGCTCGGCTCTTAAGTCAGGTGTAAGCTGGCCTTCGGCCTCAAATTTTAAGGCCAGTGTGTTAAAATTATAGCCAACATTTGCCTTACCAAGTTCAATGAATATGTTGGCGTACTTTTTTTCGAACTGTTTAAGCGTCAATGTCTTTTTTCCGGTTGATAGTTCGGTGGCGCCAAACTTCCAATACAGGTATTCAAATTGCTCTTCAATAGTGGCTGTATTTAGTTCTTCGCGTTTATCCTTAGCTACCAGGTTAATAAAATCGGTGGCGTATATCTCGATCATCCTGTACTGGCCCGATTGAAAACCGCTGGCGGGTAATAACGACATCCTGAACTTCAGGAACTGCTCTTTTTCCATCCCATCAACCATAATCTCAAATGATTGGGTTAGCGCACCAAAATACCTGTTAATGCGCTTTAAACGCGCAGTAAAAAAAACGACAGTTAAGGGCTGGGCGGCAGCTATCTGCTGGCACTCATGCAATGCCAGCTTAAAATATAATTCGGTTATCTGGTGATAGATGATAAAGATCTCTTCGTCGGGAAAGGGCGTTTTAGGGCTTTGCAGGCTCAATAATGTATCCAGGTGTATGTAATCCCAGTAGGTTAAAAAATCGGCGTATAGCAGTCCGTCAAGATAGGAGTTCATATCCTGGCCCATGGCTTCGTATTTTTCCTGTAACTGCGCCAGGCGCCCTTCAATTTCGGGAGAGAATTGCATAATCAAAGGTAGCAAAAATGAGATGAGGTTAACCAGGGCAAAGTAACATCGAAAATTAAAACATTTTTTACTGCGGGCTGTCTTATGTCTGAATCAGAATTTACAGAATTAAAGGATTTTCAGAATAAAAAACATGAAAACGCGTGGCTTAATATTTTGTCCGATTTATTCTGTTCATTCTCAAATTCTGTAAATGGCATAGCCCTCTTGAACACCTTTGAAAAACAATATACATGTGAAAAATTCTGATTCAAACAACCTTAAACATCATGAAAATCAATAAAATATTAATAGGCATTGATGATAGCACATACGCGCATAATGCCGCAGCATATGGGTTTGATATTGCACATACTTACAGGGCTGCAGTTGGTTTGGTTCATATTATCGAGCCGGCTGTTTTTCCGCCAGACGCCAATGATAGCTTAGTAGGAATGCCGATGGGAACTATGGGGATAGATCAGTCTGAGTTAATTGATATCCAATCCAGGCAATCTTCATCGCTAATTGATAATATTAAAAAGGAATATGCGGGCGAGCTTGAAGTTACCTCGTTTACCGATTTTAATATTACTGCCGATGGTATACTTAGCTGTGCAAAACAATTTAATGCCGATCTGATTGTATTAGGCACTCATAGCCGCACTGGCCTTGATCGTTTCTTTATGGGCAGCGTAGCGGAAAACGTTGTTCGCCATTCAACTATCCCGGTATTGGTTGTGCCGTTTATCGCTTAAGCAGGTTCGGGATTCGTGTTGTGTGGTTCGGGGGGGCGTGTTGCAAGGTTCGGGGTTCGTGTCGCAAGGTGCGTGTAAAACTTTAAATCCGGAGCGCAGGTCAATAACTCCGTAACGCATATCCCAAATCCCGCAACCCGATCCTGGCAACTCGAGCCCGATTAATACAATAGCCTGAATTTGATGGTATGCTCAATCGCCTTTAACTCGTTGAGTACCTGGGTGTCGTAGCCCGTATTTACGTCGGTGATTACATACCCAATTTGTGGGTTGGTAACCAGGAACTCGCCAACAATATTGATGTTGTGGCGGGCAAATACATCGTTTATTTTGGCCAGGATGCCGGGCACGTTTTTGTGGATGTGGATTAAACGGTGTGCATTGTTAACCCTGGGCGGCTGTAAATCCGGAAAATTGCAGCTGGTATGTGTTTTGCCCTCGTTCATGAAAGCCAACACCCTTTTTGGCAAAAAATCGCTGTTATGCGGGTTATGCCTCGGGTCGTCAAATATAATAATGCCATTTTCGGTGGCTGTTTCGGCAAGTTTGTTATTGCATTTGCCAAAAATACCTATCACTTTTAACCGGCCGGAATTTTGTACCTGCTCTGGCGTTGGCTGGTGGTCTTCATCGCAAAATAAAACACCGGCTTCTTCTAAATATTTATCTTCAATCTCATCCCTGTTGCGGATGTTGTACCCTTCTTTTTTCATTTGAGCCTGTGCCTCTTCATCAATTGCACCAACTACCAGGCATTTAATGCGGTTTTTGGGATATGATATGGCGCGTGGCAATTTGTTCAGGTACAGGAACTCGTCAAAGCTCGGGGTAACGTGGTCGGCTTTTTCGGTTACCGATTTACGCTCAATATTTTCGGTAA
The genomic region above belongs to Mucilaginibacter sp. KACC 22773 and contains:
- a CDS encoding tryptophan 2,3-dioxygenase family protein yields the protein MQFSPEIEGRLAQLQEKYEAMGQDMNSYLDGLLYADFLTYWDYIHLDTLLSLQSPKTPFPDEEIFIIYHQITELYFKLALHECQQIAAAQPLTVVFFTARLKRINRYFGALTQSFEIMVDGMEKEQFLKFRMSLLPASGFQSGQYRMIEIYATDFINLVAKDKREELNTATIEEQFEYLYWKFGATELSTGKKTLTLKQFEKKYANIFIELGKANVGYNFNTLALKFEAEGQLTPDLRAELRQLDVNVNVNWPLSHYKSAVRYLNREPEEIKATGGTNWQKYLPPRFQKRIFYPSLWTADEVENWGKAWVDSVLG
- a CDS encoding universal stress protein, giving the protein MKINKILIGIDDSTYAHNAAAYGFDIAHTYRAAVGLVHIIEPAVFPPDANDSLVGMPMGTMGIDQSELIDIQSRQSSSLIDNIKKEYAGELEVTSFTDFNITADGILSCAKQFNADLIVLGTHSRTGLDRFFMGSVAENVVRHSTIPVLVVPFIA
- a CDS encoding HAD-IB family phosphatase — protein: MEQYFIIDFDSTFTQVEALDELARISLKNHPDREGIYKQIEDLTNASMEGRLSFTQSLEARVKLLNANRDHLKQLISHLKKKVSTSFSRNTIFFKNHQDEVLIVSGGFKEFITPVVTEYHIKKENIYANTFEFDEEGNIIGYDRTNPLSQEGGKVKLLKELQLPGDIYGIGDGYSDFQLKESGMIKKFYAFTENIERKSVTEKADHVTPSFDEFLYLNKLPRAISYPKNRIKCLVVGAIDEEAQAQMKKEGYNIRNRDEIEDKYLEEAGVLFCDEDHQPTPEQVQNSGRLKVIGIFGKCNNKLAETATENGIIIFDDPRHNPHNSDFLPKRVLAFMNEGKTHTSCNFPDLQPPRVNNAHRLIHIHKNVPGILAKINDVFARHNINIVGEFLVTNPQIGYVITDVNTGYDTQVLNELKAIEHTIKFRLLY